From a single Mangifera indica cultivar Alphonso chromosome 19, CATAS_Mindica_2.1, whole genome shotgun sequence genomic region:
- the LOC123202565 gene encoding uncharacterized protein LOC123202565, with protein sequence MKNNSSSPTSSTSTPVSVSLKRDRSSSASLLGNSGYKFWVLSAILLLAFWSMFTGSVSLKWSSGNLTRFSNDVDFSIDEDLDILEVEERKKMVRRMWDVYTHGSNVRLPRFWSEAFEAAYEYLTSDVPGVRDVAVSEIAKMSFRSHKLDSLPVKSKSLREAGKDGIGKEADKIKEVITVASS encoded by the exons ATGAAGAACAATTCTTCATCGCCCACTTCTTCTACGTCAACACCTGTATCGGTTTCCCTGAAGAGAGATAGGTCCTCTTCTGCTTCTTTGTTGGGGAACAGTGGTTACAAATTCTGGGTTTTATCCGCTATTCTCCTCCTGGCCTTCTGGTCTATGTTCACCGGCTCTGTTTCTCTCAAATGGTCCTCCGGCAACCTTACCAGATTCTCTAACGACGTTGATTTCTCTATCGACGAGGATCTCGACATTCTC GAAGTGGAGGAGAGAAAGAAGATGGTGAGGCGAATGTGGGATGTGTACACGCATGGCAGTAATGTTCGTTTGCCTCGTTTTTGGTCAGAGGCCTTTGAAGCTGCTTATGAGTACTTGACCAGTGATGTCCCCGGCGTTCGAGACGTTGCCGTTTCGGAGATTGCCAAGATGTCCTTTCGTTCCCACAAACTTGACTCACTTCCTGTTAAATCCAAG AGTTTAAGAGAAGCAGGAAAAGATGGGATTGGGAAGGAAGCTGATAAAATAAAAGAGGTGATTACGGTAGCTAGTAGCTAG